The nucleotide window TATCCATACTATATGATATTTTAGGTCATATGTAGCATGCGACGACTTTCTATAATTTTGCATATTTATCACCTCTAGTTTTATTTTTTACTAGAAGTGATTATTTATTTTGTTGACCTAAAGGTTTCAGCTTAAGCTGAGGGATTTAACCCCATTATACAGACATTAAACTTATAAAGCACATATTCTCGTGACATTTTTTTATTATAATATATATTTTGTATTTTTTGTTTATTAATATAGAAATTGTTATATTCAGTAAAATTACAGCACATATTAACAGTATATATATAACCATTATGTAGCTCCTTATCATCTTTGTTTTATCTATCTCAATCATAAAAAATATAGCATATGGCGGAATAACGTAATTCCGCCATATTTCATTATTTTTTACCACTAGCCAAAAAGTGCATATGATGCAGCTCCACCAAGTCCTCCAAGAATTCCTCCTCCTACTGCACCAGGTACAGTTCCAACAACCGGGAGAGTTATACTCCCTCCAGCAGCACCTGCTATTGCACTTGAAACTGCACCTGTACCAATAGATTTAAGCTTTAAAATTATATGTTATATTCACTTGCTATTTTTCATAAAAAAAGGAATCCCTAAAATAACAAAAATTACCGAAGGAAATATAGCAATTGCTATATTATTATTAAAAAATTTAAAAGCCAATATAAGAGATACTATTTGAACAACTATCCAACCACTTATAAAAAAATCACTTTCTGCCTATTCTTGGGCATTTTCTTTCCTCCTAAAAGAATTTTGTACAACTATTCTGTAGTATTACAGAATAGTTGTACTTATTAAAATTACCACCATCCAAATACACAATATGCAATTCCACCAATTAGAGCACCACCAACAAACCCTGCAGCTCCTCCAATACCTACCCCTGCTAAAGTTCCAGCATATGGAACCACAGAACCTGCTGCGCACCTAAAGTAGCTCTATGTTTTTAAAATGCCATGGTAAATTTTTACAAAATAGTAACTAAAAATTATTAACAACACTTGATGACTTAGAAATTATGCTTATTTTTTGTATAATTTATTCAACTTATAATCCTCTTCTATGTATACGATTATCTCTGTTAATAATCCTTGTTCAACCTCTTCTTTATAATAATACAAAGCAACTGATTTTTTCAATATCCGAAAGTATACTCTTTTCAGCTATTTTGAATAAAATTATCTATAAAAAGTATACTTTCGTATACAAAATTTATAGCAGAAAAAGGATTTTTTATCTTTTTGTAGAATTATATCATAATATTATGATTTTAGTGTGAGGGATTGTAATGAATAAAATTATTCGCTTTACAACAGATAGCTGTGTTTTTCTTGAATCATATAAAAGATGCAATAATTTAAACGTTAATAAAAATTTAAATTCCTTGTCATATTACAACATTGTATACGAAGAAGATTTAAAGAAAAAAATTAATTTATTGATTAATGCCTTCAAACGTTCTTTAGAAAACTTATACGTTTTTCAAGAAAATAATCATTATATTTATATTTTGTGTGATGCTAATGGCATTGTTCTTGATATTTCATGTCCAAGAAATTTGCTTAAATATTGCCATGAAATAAATCTTAAGCCAGGTTGTAGTTTAAATGAGAAAGATTGCGGTACTAATGCAGTATCATTAGCTTTAACAGAAAAATGTGAAGTATACATAAACGGAAAAGAACACTATTGTTTTTTATTTCACAATCTTCATTGTATTGCATTGCCTATATATGACGAAAATAATAATATTATAGGAATATGCGATATTTCATCAATCACAGAAAAAGAATATACATATGCACCTTCATTTATTTATTTGCTTGTAAAATATATAAGAGACGAGTATTTAAAATTAATATATGAGGAATATCTAACTACGCTTAATCCCGTTGAAATTAATATATTATCAAGTGTATCAAGAGGTAAATCTGAATTTGAAATAGCTAATTCATTAAAAATTTCTGTCCCATATGTGAAGAAGATAAAAAATAGCATAAAAAATAAGCTTCATTGCAAAGATATAGAAGAATGCATATTTATTGCTGGTAAGCTTGATTTATTAGGATATTTTCATATGTATCATAAATTAATATAACAATAGATTTTATATAACTAAAAATACCAATTTTTCAAAAGGCTTCTACACGTTCTCTCGTGTAGAAGCCTTGGTAATTTCACTAAATCTTTATATTGCTTTTTCTCCGCGCTCACCGGTTCTTATCCTTATGGCGTCTTGTATGTCGTATATGAATATCTTTCCATCGCCTACATTGCCTGTTCTTGCTACTTTCGTAACAGCATCTACGATGCTTTCAACGCTTCCATCATCTGTCACTATTTCTACCTTAACTTTAGGAAGGAGGCTTATCTCAATTTCCGCTCCTCTGTAAATCTCTTTTTTACCTTTCTGATGTCCACATCCAAAAACCTGTGACACCGTCATCCCGTGTATTTTCAGCTTATTAAGCTCTGATTTTACATCTTCCAAAACATCCGGTCTTATTATGCATTCAACTTTCTTCATAACTTTACCCCCTTGCTTAGTACAACATCATCTAAAACTTGTGGACTTTTTATATTTTTTTCAATCACACCATCCGAGTACACAACAGGCGTCAATTGGAAATCAGGATATGCTAAAACGCCCATTTCCGGCAAATCAAGCCCTGCGATTTCATCTTCCGGTTTGACTCTTATACCCATTATAGCATCAAGAGCTTTATAGAACAAGTAGCTTAATCCAAATCCATATACGACTATAACCGCCATATCTATAAGCTGTGCCCAAAGTTGACCTGTACTGCCATAAAGTATTCCTGTTACAGCACCTTGTACTCCGTTGAGTCCTGCACCATATGTGCCATCTGCAAATATGCCGACGCTTAAAATACCCCACAAGCCATTCACACCGTGTACAGAAAATGCTCCTACCGGATCATCTATCTTAAGTTTATTTTCAACAAAAGCAACAGACACGCAGACCAAAATGCCAGCCACAGCACCGATTATAAAAGCTGATATTCCATTTACAAATGCACATGGAGCTGTTATCGCCACAAGTCCGGCAAGAGCACCATTACACATCATCGACGGATCAGGTTTTCCATATTTAACCCACATATAAAGCATTGCAACAAGTCCTCCTACAGCCCCGGCGATCATGGTATTTGTTGCAACAACCGCCAACCTTAGATCCGTTCCATTAAGTGTTGAACCTGCATTGAATGCAAACCATCCAAAGAAAAGTATGATCGTACCGAGAATGGCCATTGGTATATCATGGCCTGGTATTGCTACAGGTGTACCATCCTTCTTGAATTTCCCTATCCTCGGTCCTATGACCATCGCTCCTGCAAGTGCCATCATGCCCCCCATTGCATGAACGACACCAGATCCTGCAAAATCAATTACACCATTCCCCAGGCCGAGTTTGGCTCCAAGCTGTGAAAGCCATCCTCCTCCCCAGACCCATCCACCATAGATGGGATAATAAACCATTGAGACAAAAAACGATCCAATGACAACCGCTAAAAATTTAACTCTTTCTGCCATCGCACCAGTAGGTATTGTAACCGTCGTATCCATAAATACCATCTCAAAGAAGAACAACGCATACACACCTACATCATACGTTCCACCGCTTGATAGGAAAAATCCATTAAGCCCCAGTAAATTCCATCCTCCTATGCTTAGTGCGTGGTTTAAAGGTGCTGTACCACCAAGGCTTGAAAATGAACCAGAGCCGCCCATCATAAATGCAAAACCTGTCAAGAAAAATCCAACAGTACCTACTAAAAATACCATAAGATTCATGGCCATAGTGTGCATTGCATTTTTAGCCTGTGTAAAGCCAGTTTCAACAAGTGCAAACCCAGCCTGAAAGAAGAATATCAAAAATGCAGTTAGCATTACCCATACAAAATTAATGCCAAGCTTATTCTTTGCAACCTGTGTAGCTACCTCTTCTAATGTAGGCTTGCCTGCAACTGCGCTTGCAATGTCCTTCGCAGTGCCAAGATTTGCTCCCGTTGGATCGCCACCAGCAGCATATACCACCCCCACTGTCATTGCCAAAAGTAATGCCAATACAATACCTATTACAATTTTCTTTTTCATGAAAAGCACCTCCATATTATTTAACTTTTATATTCTCTTAAAATTTCTAATTGAAAACTTTTTGTCTTTTATGTTTTTTGAAAGATTGTAAATCCTTACAAAATAGATTATTACAAGGTAGACAATTGGCAAAGCCATTATAAATGCTGGCACGCTATTGGAAAAGATTATTATTGTATTATGCATAGATATGCTGTATAATATAAACGCTAAAGCTAAAATAAAAATTATTGTATTTATAGTGTATAGTGTGATGATAGGGATTTTTTTCATCTATGTCATCACCTCCTTTCAAAAAATGAAGGTGCTTAGATCTCTAAGATTTAAGCACCCTTGCTTTTTTATCGAATGACTATTGTTTTATTATTGATTAAAGTCAAAAGCTTTAAAGCCAATGTTGTACGCTTCTTCACCATGTTCAACTATATCAAGTCCTAATTCCTCTTCTTCTTTAGTAACTCTAAGCTCCATAAATAAGCTTATAAATTTCAATATTATAAATGACATAAGCCCTGCAAAGATGTAAGTTGTAACAACACCCGTAAGCTGAATAAGCAATTGATTCGGATTGCCGTAAAATAAACCATTAGCACCTGCAGGATTTATAGCTTTTGTTGCAAAAAGTCCTGTAGCCAGTGCACCCCATGTACCGCCAACACCGTGTATACCAAACGCATCAAGTGAATCGTCATATCCAAATTTATGCTTGATGTAATTGACAGATATGAAACATATTATACCTGATATGACTCCTATTGCAATCGCAGAAACTGCTGTCACATATCCTGCTGCTGGTGTAATAGCTACAAGCCCTGCTACAGCGCCACTTACAGCACCAAGTAATGTAGGCTTACCGCTTACTTTCCATTCTGTTAACACCCAACCCATGGAGGCGGCAGCGGCAGCAGTATTTGTCACGACAAATGCATTAACCGCCAGACCATTTACGGATAAAGCACTTCCTGCATTAAATCCAAACCAGCCAAACCATAAGAATGCTGCTCCCATCAAAACCATAGGCATGTGATGTGGTACCATCTTTGTATTTTTTCTCTTGCCCAGTATTAAAGCTGCTACAAGTCCTGAAACTCCAGAGCTTATGTGAACGACTGTACCACCTGCAAAGTCCAATGCGCCTAAGTTTTTAAGCCATCCACCATTTCCCCATACCCAATGTGCAAGTGGATCATATACTAATGTAGTCCAAATAAGCGTAAATACGATGAATGCTGAAAATCTCATTCTTTCCGCAAATGCACCCGTTATTAAAGCAGGTGTTATTATGGCAAACATCAATTGATATACCATAAACGCCAAAAGGGGTATCGTCGATGAATAAGTACCATCAGGTCCAAGACCAATATTGCTAAGACCAGCCCAATGTAGATTTCCTATCAAGTGGTATGTATCACCACTGAAGGATAATGAAAATCCAAATAATACCCATTGTACAGAAATAAGTGCAATAATAGTGAAACTTTGCATCATTATGCTTATGACATTTTTCCCATTAACCATACCGCCGTAGAAAAATGCCAATCCCGGCGTCATGATCATGACTAATGCCGATGAAAATAGTATAAATGCTGTATCACCTGTGTCTATCTTGCCTGTCGATGCAAAAGCCATATTTGGTATTAAAACTGCCAATAAGAACATCAATGTAATGAATATCTTTTTCTTCACATTTATTCCTCCTTTAAAAATAATAAAAGAAGACGCCCTAATACATAGGTTACCTATGAATTAGAGCGCCTTTGCTCTGTCGATTTAAAGTAATAATATTTATCTTTAGTCAAGATTATACTACTATTTTATAATATGTCAATACCTATACTAAAATTATTCATATTATATATTTGATGACATTGTCAGCGAATGTTGATCTTATTTCATTTGTAAAAAATTCTTTCATTTCATATATCTCATCATTTTTATACATGAATTTTTTGTAGCCAAATTGGCCAAATCTACAAACCCTTTCTTCATCATTCATAGACAGTGTATTTTCGGGGAAAATCTCTGATATGGTACTTTTGGCTTTTGCTGTGTATCTGTGCGAGATGATTTCAAATGTTATTGGATATGCAGTTTTTTCAGGTATGCTTTCCTTTATCTTAAATAACAGCTCTTTATAATCTTTTTGCCAATTGTCATACAAAAAAACAGGCGCTATCAAAAAACCCATAGGATAGCCTGATTCAATTATTTTCCTGCTGGCTTCCAATCGTTTATCTAATGATGGAGTCCTCTTTTCATATTCGTTTATTACTTTCTCTGTATTTAAACTAAATCTCACTTCTGTATGGCCATTATGTTCAATATCAAGAAGTGTATCTATGTCTGTAAACTTAGTGACAAATCTAAATCTTCCACTTTCGCTTTTGCTAAAAAATTCTATCGCGGATTTTAGAATGTTTGTATACGGTTCTACTGGCACTGGGTCTGATGTTGCCGAACCTTCAAAAATTGTCTTTTCAGGTTTCCTTTCTTCAATATAATCGTTAGCCCACATAAATATATCATCTATGTTTACATTAACCTTTATGTATGGCCTTTCGCTTAAATTTGTATTAAGATAACAATACTGACATTGACCTGCACAACCCGATAGCAAAGGTAACTGATAATTGGCTGATGGCTTACACGATTGAAAGTCAAGTTTTTTCTTTATACCCACAACTAAAGTATTTTTCCCTTCTTTATAATAATCTCGCAAATTGTCTCCTGGTATATGTTCTTTTATCCTATTTCCTTTCATCTCTATAATCTCAACTTCTTTTTTGCCTTTGAAAAAATTGTATATATTGTATCCAATTTCATAGTCTATAGAATTCTTTTCAAAAATAATACGCCTAGGAATAAACATTTTTGTACTCCTTTTTCAGTTATTTATTCATTTTTATTCTTAGCGCATTTCAAATATTATATGCAAAAAGCACATCCTATCTAAAAGAATGTGCTTTTCATACTACTTTGATATAGCATCTCTTAAGCGCCTTGTGGCAAAACCTATATCATCTGATGCCATGATCTCTGATACAACAGAAATACCATCAACACCTGTCCTCATTACATCTGGTGCATTGCTGTATTTTATGCCCCCAATTGCCACAACAGGAATCTTTACTGCATCTTTTATTTCTTTTAAATTCAAAAGCCCTATTGCTTCACCGATGTCTTTCTTTGTGCCTGTATAGAATACTGCTCCTGCTCCTATGTAGTCAGCACCATCTCTTTCTGCCTCTACGGCTTCATCTACGCATCCAGCAGATATGCCGATTATCTTATTATCGCCCATGATCTTTCTCGCAATGCTGCATGGCAGATCTTCTTGACCTAGGTGAACTCCATCTGCATCAATGGACAGTGCTATATCGATTCTGTCATTTATTATAAATGGAATGCGGTATTTCGCCGCAATATCTTTCAATCTCTTAGCAATCTCATAAAACTCTCTTGATGAAATATCCTTTTCCCTAAGCTGTAGCATAGTAACGCCGTTTTGCAATGATTCTTCTACAGCATCGTAAAAATCTCTACCAGCCTTCAAAAGATTTCTGTCAGTGACCAAATAAAGAGATACATCAAAATCTTTCATGCTTACGCCTCCAATACTTCAATATCAGCGTATTTCCTTATCATGTCAGAATCTATAAGATACAGATAATCTATGAATTTTGTCCTAAATGTCCCAGGCAAATTGCACTCTTTTTCCGCCAATTCCCCTGCTATATTCATGATAAGAAGGGCAGCCAATGACGATACCACTTTGTCATGGCTGCATGCAGACGTAGCCGCCATTATTGCGCCTAAAGTACATCCTGCACCTGTTATCTTTGTAAATAAATGTGTACCATTTTTAACTTTTACTACTCTTTTCCCATCGCTTATATAGTCTTCTTTTCCTGTCGACACGACAACCGTATTTGTTAACTTTGCAAGTTTTACACAAGAATCAACATTTCCACTGTCATCTAAAGAATCTACACCTTTCACATTTGCACTTTCACCTGATAAAGCATTTATCTCACCGCCGTTTCCCTTGATAATGCTTATATCACCTATCTTTAAAAGCATGTTTACAAAGTCAACCCTGCTTTTTATGGCAGCGCATCCTACAGGGTCTAAAACGACTGGTTTTTTGTGGTCTTTCGCCGACACTACAGAATTGATTATTGTCTCTTTAGTTTCATTATTGATAGTACCTATATTTACGTATAAAGCATTTGAAATTGCTGTAAAGTCGTACGCTTCGTCCGGTGACATTACCATCGCAGGAGATGCCCCTATACTTAGTAGTGCATTGGCATTATCGTTTAT belongs to Thermoanaerobacterium sp. PSU-2 and includes:
- a CDS encoding ammonium transporter, giving the protein MKKKIVIGIVLALLLAMTVGVVYAAGGDPTGANLGTAKDIASAVAGKPTLEEVATQVAKNKLGINFVWVMLTAFLIFFFQAGFALVETGFTQAKNAMHTMAMNLMVFLVGTVGFFLTGFAFMMGGSGSFSSLGGTAPLNHALSIGGWNLLGLNGFFLSSGGTYDVGVYALFFFEMVFMDTTVTIPTGAMAERVKFLAVVIGSFFVSMVYYPIYGGWVWGGGWLSQLGAKLGLGNGVIDFAGSGVVHAMGGMMALAGAMVIGPRIGKFKKDGTPVAIPGHDIPMAILGTIILFFGWFAFNAGSTLNGTDLRLAVVATNTMIAGAVGGLVAMLYMWVKYGKPDPSMMCNGALAGLVAITAPCAFVNGISAFIIGAVAGILVCVSVAFVENKLKIDDPVGAFSVHGVNGLWGILSVGIFADGTYGAGLNGVQGAVTGILYGSTGQLWAQLIDMAVIVVYGFGLSYLFYKALDAIMGIRVKPEDEIAGLDLPEMGVLAYPDFQLTPVVYSDGVIEKNIKSPQVLDDVVLSKGVKL
- the thiE gene encoding thiamine phosphate synthase yields the protein MKDFDVSLYLVTDRNLLKAGRDFYDAVEESLQNGVTMLQLREKDISSREFYEIAKRLKDIAAKYRIPFIINDRIDIALSIDADGVHLGQEDLPCSIARKIMGDNKIIGISAGCVDEAVEAERDGADYIGAGAVFYTGTKKDIGEAIGLLNLKEIKDAVKIPVVAIGGIKYSNAPDVMRTGVDGISVVSEIMASDDIGFATRRLRDAISK
- a CDS encoding P-II family nitrogen regulator; protein product: MKKVECIIRPDVLEDVKSELNKLKIHGMTVSQVFGCGHQKGKKEIYRGAEIEISLLPKVKVEIVTDDGSVESIVDAVTKVARTGNVGDGKIFIYDIQDAIRIRTGERGEKAI
- a CDS encoding ammonium transporter encodes the protein MKKKIFITLMFLLAVLIPNMAFASTGKIDTGDTAFILFSSALVMIMTPGLAFFYGGMVNGKNVISIMMQSFTIIALISVQWVLFGFSLSFSGDTYHLIGNLHWAGLSNIGLGPDGTYSSTIPLLAFMVYQLMFAIITPALITGAFAERMRFSAFIVFTLIWTTLVYDPLAHWVWGNGGWLKNLGALDFAGGTVVHISSGVSGLVAALILGKRKNTKMVPHHMPMVLMGAAFLWFGWFGFNAGSALSVNGLAVNAFVVTNTAAAAASMGWVLTEWKVSGKPTLLGAVSGAVAGLVAITPAAGYVTAVSAIAIGVISGIICFISVNYIKHKFGYDDSLDAFGIHGVGGTWGALATGLFATKAINPAGANGLFYGNPNQLLIQLTGVVTTYIFAGLMSFIILKFISLFMELRVTKEEEELGLDIVEHGEEAYNIGFKAFDFNQ
- the splB gene encoding spore photoproduct lyase — translated: MFIPRRIIFEKNSIDYEIGYNIYNFFKGKKEVEIIEMKGNRIKEHIPGDNLRDYYKEGKNTLVVGIKKKLDFQSCKPSANYQLPLLSGCAGQCQYCYLNTNLSERPYIKVNVNIDDIFMWANDYIEERKPEKTIFEGSATSDPVPVEPYTNILKSAIEFFSKSESGRFRFVTKFTDIDTLLDIEHNGHTEVRFSLNTEKVINEYEKRTPSLDKRLEASRKIIESGYPMGFLIAPVFLYDNWQKDYKELLFKIKESIPEKTAYPITFEIISHRYTAKAKSTISEIFPENTLSMNDEERVCRFGQFGYKKFMYKNDEIYEMKEFFTNEIRSTFADNVIKYII
- the thiM gene encoding hydroxyethylthiazole kinase, translated to MVEEAIKVLERLKEEVPLVHAITNYVVINDNANALLSIGASPAMVMSPDEAYDFTAISNALYVNIGTINNETKETIINSVVSAKDHKKPVVLDPVGCAAIKSRVDFVNMLLKIGDISIIKGNGGEINALSGESANVKGVDSLDDSGNVDSCVKLAKLTNTVVVSTGKEDYISDGKRVVKVKNGTHLFTKITGAGCTLGAIMAATSACSHDKVVSSLAALLIMNIAGELAEKECNLPGTFRTKFIDYLYLIDSDMIRKYADIEVLEA